A window of Campylobacter cuniculorum DSM 23162 = LMG 24588 contains these coding sequences:
- a CDS encoding MoaD/ThiS family protein, whose translation MVKIEFLGPINKENIEIQAHSLKELKEFLKQDESLQEWLGLCAVALNDKIIFDENQPLKSGDKIALLPPVCGG comes from the coding sequence ATGGTAAAAATCGAATTTTTAGGACCAATTAATAAAGAAAACATAGAAATTCAAGCCCATTCTTTAAAAGAACTTAAAGAATTTTTAAAGCAAGATGAGAGTTTGCAAGAATGGCTTGGTCTTTGTGCGGTGGCTTTAAACGATAAAATCATTTTTGATGAAAATCAACCCCTAAAAAGTGGAGATAAAATAGCACTTTTACCTCCTGTTTGTGGCGGATGA
- a CDS encoding molybdopterin synthase catalytic subunit, with protein MFELYKGNLDIAKIYSRWYDYAKDQNCGALITFCGIVRAEEDIEALSFDIYQPLLKTWFEEWQKRVEKDKIKLMFAHSIGAVKIHQSSYLAGVLSKQRKLGLQLINDFVEDFKANAPIWKYDIIEGKKIYAKERSCKLRGAGILN; from the coding sequence ATGTTTGAACTCTACAAGGGAAATTTAGATATAGCAAAAATTTATAGTCGATGGTATGATTATGCAAAAGACCAAAATTGCGGAGCTTTGATTACTTTTTGTGGGATTGTGCGGGCTGAAGAGGATATTGAGGCTTTGAGTTTTGATATTTATCAACCCTTGCTTAAAACTTGGTTTGAAGAATGGCAAAAAAGGGTGGAAAAGGATAAGATTAAATTAATGTTTGCCCATTCTATTGGTGCGGTTAAAATCCATCAAAGTTCTTATTTGGCTGGAGTGTTAAGCAAACAAAGAAAATTAGGACTTCAACTCATCAACGATTTTGTGGAGGATTTTAAAGCAAATGCTCCAATTTGGAAATATGATATCATCGAAGGTAAAAAAATCTACGCGAAAGAACGTTCTTGCAAACTTCGCGGTGCAGGAATTTTAAACTAA
- a CDS encoding molybdopterin molybdotransferase MoeA translates to MALMSYEKSLEILKSHLNPYEKIEKIALTQCLGRILAQEIKAPKNHPEFKTSAMDGYALKFEDQSKALTLLGSTPAGTMPQFCIKEAQCVKTFTGSLMSEGSDTLVPVENVEIKGNQICVKEAVKKGFAVREIGENYKEGEILLKKGTKLDYSEIALLAELGFFHISVFIKPVVGILSSGNEIKDLGETLENPAQIRSSNHIALANLAQKLVCKSVVFPLLKDDEKQSKKALENALESCDILITTGGVSMGDFDFLKKAVREYAIIIDKVDIKPGRHIKIASFKNKFIVALPGFPYSAMVMFNLYVREILNFWLLQKKDYICQAFLCDSYMKKTPYLEFVACNIYFENGRILANLKGKKDGSSAIINNLNHKSALMMVPKECTSLKDGDLVDIIFMP, encoded by the coding sequence ATGGCTTTAATGTCTTATGAAAAAAGTTTAGAAATTTTAAAATCTCATCTTAATCCCTATGAAAAGATAGAAAAAATTGCTTTAACGCAATGCTTAGGACGCATCTTAGCACAAGAAATTAAAGCTCCTAAAAATCACCCTGAATTTAAGACTTCAGCAATGGACGGCTATGCCCTTAAATTTGAAGATCAAAGTAAGGCTCTAACCCTTTTAGGAAGCACTCCTGCTGGGACTATGCCACAATTTTGTATCAAAGAAGCACAATGTGTTAAAACCTTTACAGGTTCATTGATGAGTGAGGGAAGTGATACCTTAGTTCCTGTTGAAAATGTGGAGATAAAAGGGAATCAAATTTGCGTCAAAGAAGCTGTAAAAAAAGGTTTTGCGGTAAGAGAAATTGGAGAAAATTACAAAGAAGGCGAAATTTTACTCAAAAAAGGCACAAAGCTTGATTATAGTGAGATTGCTCTTTTGGCTGAACTCGGTTTTTTTCATATCAGTGTTTTTATCAAGCCTGTTGTTGGGATTTTAAGCAGTGGAAATGAAATCAAAGATTTAGGAGAAACTTTAGAAAATCCTGCTCAAATTCGCTCTTCAAATCATATTGCTTTAGCAAATTTAGCTCAAAAATTAGTTTGCAAAAGTGTGGTTTTTCCTCTTTTAAAAGACGATGAAAAACAAAGCAAAAAAGCCTTAGAAAATGCCTTAGAAAGTTGCGATATTTTAATCACCACAGGGGGCGTTTCTATGGGGGATTTTGATTTTTTGAAAAAAGCTGTAAGAGAATATGCAATCATCATCGACAAAGTGGATATAAAACCCGGAAGGCATATAAAAATTGCCTCGTTTAAAAATAAATTCATCGTTGCTTTGCCGGGTTTTCCATATTCTGCTATGGTCATGTTTAATCTTTATGTCAGAGAAATTCTAAATTTTTGGCTTTTACAAAAAAAAGATTATATTTGTCAAGCTTTTTTGTGTGATTCTTATATGAAAAAAACGCCTTATTTAGAATTTGTTGCTTGTAATATTTATTTTGAAAATGGACGTATTTTAGCAAATTTAAAAGGTAAAAAAGACGGCTCAAGTGCAATCATTAATAATCTTAACCACAAATCCGCCTTAATGATGGTGCCAAAAGAATGCACAAGTTTAAAAGATGGGGATTTAGTGGATATAATTTTTATGCCTTAA
- a CDS encoding MerR family transcriptional regulator, translating to MLYTIKQVSKMTKISEHTIRFWAKKGLFTHLQRDKNGVRYFDKQDLQLVSLVHCFRELELGLDEIKHYLNLCLLGDETLEQRCEFIKKQRDKVKNILQDYSKILKRLDDKVKIYEKDIERKRDSFNPYNKNYVGKDFYRGENQNYKGKNFNKKT from the coding sequence ATGCTTTATACGATTAAACAAGTGAGTAAGATGACTAAAATTAGTGAACATACTATAAGATTTTGGGCAAAAAAGGGACTTTTTACCCATTTGCAAAGGGATAAAAACGGCGTGAGGTATTTTGATAAACAAGATTTGCAACTTGTCTCTTTGGTGCATTGTTTTAGGGAATTAGAGCTTGGTTTAGATGAGATTAAGCATTATCTCAATCTATGCTTATTAGGCGATGAAACCTTAGAACAAAGGTGTGAATTTATTAAAAAACAAAGGGATAAAGTTAAGAATATCTTGCAAGATTACTCAAAAATTTTAAAAAGATTAGACGATAAAGTTAAAATTTATGAAAAAGACATAGAAAGAAAACGAGATAGTTTCAATCCTTATAATAAAAATTATGTGGGTAAGGATTTTTACAGAGGTGAAAATCAAAATTATAAAGGAAAAAATTTCAATAAAAAAACTTAA
- a CDS encoding MFS transporter produces the protein MPHKNNNLLLFILCLGVFGILSTELGMMGIIPIVSQKFNISTADAGWTLSVFALTITLCAPIVPLLCSGFNKKKLMVVSLAVFSLSSLACIFAKDFWLLLVLRASAAFFHPIYIALALNIANSCVDDPKEAPKAVAKVFAGVSAGMVLGVPITSYLGGEFCFEAAMGFFFVINTLTLFATIFFVPQLQRSQKIQFAHQFKILKEPLLWSSIIAVVCLNGGIWGFYGYVSDFLYQISNMDFTHISTTLFIYGTSNIIGNIIAGKTLVKNADFTLKFTPFIMILFYAVIFMNATEIWILIAVIFLLGILGGIMNNAAHFMIAHPYPHAAELTNGLFLSVANIGLFVGTNVCGFFITFWNTRYIAIAAILLILAGILSIFIRSQFEKMNQIAQKT, from the coding sequence ATGCCACACAAAAATAATAATCTTTTATTATTTATCCTCTGTTTGGGTGTCTTTGGAATTCTTAGCACAGAGCTTGGAATGATGGGTATTATACCTATAGTTTCGCAAAAATTTAACATTTCCACTGCTGATGCAGGTTGGACTTTGAGTGTTTTTGCTTTAACAATAACCCTTTGTGCACCTATTGTTCCTTTACTTTGTTCAGGTTTTAATAAAAAGAAATTGATGGTCGTATCTTTAGCTGTTTTTTCACTCAGTTCTTTAGCCTGTATTTTTGCTAAGGATTTTTGGCTTTTACTTGTTTTAAGGGCAAGTGCTGCATTTTTTCATCCTATTTATATCGCTTTGGCTCTTAATATCGCAAACAGCTGCGTTGATGACCCAAAAGAAGCACCAAAGGCTGTGGCAAAGGTTTTTGCAGGAGTTTCTGCGGGTATGGTTTTAGGTGTGCCGATTACAAGTTATTTAGGCGGAGAATTTTGCTTTGAAGCGGCGATGGGCTTTTTCTTTGTTATTAACACCTTAACTCTTTTCGCAACGATATTTTTCGTGCCTCAACTCCAAAGAAGTCAAAAAATTCAATTCGCTCATCAATTTAAAATTTTAAAAGAGCCTTTATTGTGGAGTTCTATCATTGCTGTGGTTTGTTTAAATGGTGGGATATGGGGATTTTATGGCTATGTGTCTGATTTTTTGTATCAAATTTCAAATATGGATTTTACTCATATCAGCACAACGCTTTTTATTTACGGGACCTCAAATATCATTGGCAATATCATCGCAGGAAAGACTTTGGTAAAAAATGCAGATTTTACGCTTAAATTCACTCCTTTTATAATGATTTTATTCTATGCTGTGATTTTTATGAATGCAACTGAAATTTGGATTTTAATCGCTGTGATATTTTTGCTTGGAATTTTAGGCGGGATTATGAATAATGCAGCACATTTTATGATTGCTCATCCTTACCCACATGCTGCTGAATTGACAAATGGTTTATTTTTATCCGTAGCGAATATAGGGCTTTTTGTTGGGACAAATGTCTGTGGATTTTTTATCACTTTTTGGAACACAAGATATATTGCTATTGCGGCGATTTTACTGATTTTAGCTGGAATTTTAAGTATTTTTATACGCTCTCAATTTGAAAAAATGAATCAAATTGCACAAAAAACTTGA
- a CDS encoding (R)-mandelonitrile lyase, with translation MFQFLKSYLFACCIVASGAAIETQSIEKQGSHPNFKGDNKIFSGEVKVSMLFDNKQWRNFGGALVEFSPHARSAWHTHPNGQTLIVTEGEIITQVQGEKASIAKKGDVISCPPDIKHWHGARNSKAAHIALTGYKEGKNVEWLELVSDEEYQKALKETE, from the coding sequence ATGTTTCAATTTTTAAAATCTTATTTGTTTGCTTGTTGTATTGTTGCAAGTGGTGCAGCAATAGAAACTCAAAGCATAGAAAAACAAGGTTCTCATCCAAATTTTAAAGGAGATAATAAAATTTTTAGCGGTGAAGTGAAAGTTTCTATGCTGTTTGACAATAAACAATGGCGTAATTTTGGCGGAGCCTTAGTTGAATTTAGTCCCCATGCTAGGAGTGCGTGGCACACTCATCCTAATGGACAAACTTTAATCGTAACTGAAGGTGAGATTATCACTCAAGTTCAAGGAGAAAAAGCAAGCATTGCTAAAAAAGGTGATGTGATTTCTTGTCCTCCGGACATTAAACATTGGCATGGAGCAAGGAATTCTAAGGCGGCTCATATCGCACTAACAGGTTATAAAGAAGGTAAAAATGTCGAATGGCTCGAACTTGTAAGCGATGAGGAATATCAAAAAGCTTTAAAAGAAACAGAATAG
- a CDS encoding aldo/keto reductase — protein MKRRDFLKKSAKFAGVLSVLGTHTLFAENGEKMQMMTLNNGVKMPALGLGTYALRGKECERAIKDALECGYRLFDTAQMYANQREIGNAIKQMPRKELFLETKISQNASFSEAKNIIHRALDELQTDYLDLLLIHDNYSRSKEIYEAMQEAYKQGLIKALGISNFNANAYALFIKEVEIMPTINQCQTHLFYQQKALRAAMKETILQSWSPFIAGRKEVFENDLVQNLSKKYGKTPAQIILRFLNEENIALIPKTSRKERMKENLDIFDFTLETQDRENLRKLDQNKSYFSWVD, from the coding sequence ATGAAAAGACGGGATTTTTTAAAAAAATCAGCTAAATTCGCCGGGGTTTTGAGTGTTTTAGGCACTCATACGCTCTTTGCGGAAAATGGAGAAAAAATGCAAATGATGACTTTAAATAATGGTGTAAAAATGCCTGCACTTGGACTTGGAACTTATGCTTTGCGTGGAAAAGAATGCGAAAGGGCAATCAAAGATGCTTTAGAATGCGGATACAGGCTCTTTGATACCGCACAAATGTATGCAAATCAAAGAGAAATAGGAAATGCCATCAAGCAAATGCCTAGAAAAGAGCTTTTTTTGGAAACTAAAATTTCTCAAAATGCGAGTTTTTCAGAGGCAAAAAATATCATTCACAGAGCCTTAGATGAGCTGCAAACTGATTATCTTGATTTGCTTTTAATTCATGATAATTATTCTAGAAGTAAAGAAATCTATGAAGCTATGCAAGAAGCCTACAAACAAGGGCTTATCAAGGCTCTTGGAATTTCAAATTTCAATGCAAATGCTTACGCTTTATTCATTAAAGAAGTTGAAATTATGCCAACAATCAATCAATGTCAAACACATTTATTTTATCAGCAAAAGGCTTTAAGAGCTGCTATGAAAGAAACAATTTTGCAAAGCTGGAGTCCTTTTATAGCGGGAAGAAAAGAAGTGTTTGAAAATGATTTAGTGCAAAATTTAAGTAAAAAATATGGAAAAACTCCTGCTCAAATCATTTTGCGTTTTTTAAATGAAGAAAATATTGCTCTTATCCCTAAAACATCACGCAAAGAAAGAATGAAAGAAAATTTAGATATTTTTGATTTTACTTTAGAGACGCAAGATAGAGAAAATTTAAGAAAACTTGACCAAAATAAGAGCTATTTTTCTTGGGTGGATTGA
- a CDS encoding NAD(P)-dependent alcohol dehydrogenase codes for MGFAAYPLFAHTSSKFVFKEGERIPAKGYAAFSKEWNFKPFSFTRHPLGENDILIQIQYTGICHSDLHAVKGDHAMPNYPMVPGHEIVGEVVAVGKKVSKFKIGDYAGVGCMVNSCGECEACKQSKEQYCMNAKTIFTYNSKDVFHNNEITYGGYSNNIVLSEKFAIKIPKNAEIEKVAPLLCAGITTYSPIKFSRVKKGDKVAVAGVGGLGHMALQYMVALGAEVTCFDILPSKKEACLKLGAKEFIDVKSEEFKNIANRFDFIISTIPYYYDLNDYHKMLKFGGEMAIVGLPASKESPHFDTNRFIWQFQNKKIYTSLIGGIKETQEMLDYSVQNKIYPKIELISIQELNEAYQKIAKGEADFRFVIDMKSLD; via the coding sequence ATGGGGTTTGCAGCTTATCCTCTTTTTGCTCATACTTCTTCAAAGTTTGTTTTTAAAGAAGGTGAAAGAATTCCTGCTAAAGGCTACGCGGCTTTTAGTAAAGAATGGAATTTTAAACCTTTTTCTTTTACGCGACATCCTTTGGGAGAAAACGATATTTTAATACAAATACAATACACTGGAATTTGCCATAGTGATTTACACGCTGTTAAAGGTGATCATGCTATGCCAAACTATCCTATGGTTCCCGGACATGAGATTGTAGGCGAGGTTGTAGCTGTTGGAAAAAAGGTGAGTAAGTTTAAAATCGGGGATTATGCCGGAGTTGGTTGTATGGTGAATTCTTGTGGTGAATGCGAGGCTTGCAAACAAAGCAAAGAGCAATATTGTATGAATGCAAAAACCATCTTTACCTATAACAGCAAAGATGTTTTTCATAATAATGAAATCACTTACGGAGGATATTCTAATAATATTGTTTTAAGTGAAAAATTTGCAATCAAAATTCCAAAAAATGCTGAGATTGAAAAAGTCGCACCTTTGCTTTGTGCAGGAATTACAACTTATTCTCCTATAAAATTCAGTCGCGTTAAAAAAGGTGATAAAGTTGCTGTAGCTGGTGTTGGTGGTTTAGGGCATATGGCTTTACAATATATGGTTGCTTTGGGGGCAGAAGTAACTTGTTTTGATATTTTACCAAGTAAAAAAGAAGCTTGTTTAAAACTTGGAGCTAAAGAATTTATAGATGTTAAAAGTGAAGAATTTAAAAACATTGCAAATCGATTTGATTTTATCATTTCAACGATTCCGTATTATTATGATTTAAACGATTATCATAAAATGCTAAAATTTGGCGGAGAAATGGCAATTGTGGGCTTACCTGCATCTAAAGAATCGCCTCACTTCGATACAAATCGCTTTATCTGGCAATTTCAAAATAAAAAAATCTACACTTCTTTAATCGGAGGCATTAAGGAGACTCAAGAAATGCTTGATTATTCAGTTCAAAATAAAATTTATCCAAAAATTGAACTTATCTCTATACAAGAGCTTAATGAAGCTTATCAAAAAATTGCTAAGGGTGAAGCAGATTTTAGGTTTGTCATCGATATGAAAAGCTTAGATTAA
- the msrA gene encoding peptide-methionine (S)-S-oxide reductase MsrA, with amino-acid sequence MANATQKSIILGGGCFWCVEAVFENVQGVTHTEVGYSGGKDNPSYESVSRGDGNIEVAKIDFDEKQISLEKILEIFFKMHDPTSVDKQGADVGIQYRSAIFYENEEDKKSIEDFLNKQQENYSLPIVTKLYKLKKYYKAEDYHQHYFKKNPNNSYCRFVIAPKIKKIQE; translated from the coding sequence ATGGCAAATGCTACACAAAAAAGCATTATTTTAGGTGGAGGTTGTTTTTGGTGCGTCGAAGCAGTTTTTGAAAATGTGCAAGGTGTAACTCACACTGAAGTGGGATACAGCGGAGGTAAAGACAATCCGAGCTATGAAAGTGTTTCTAGAGGAGATGGGAATATAGAAGTTGCGAAAATTGATTTTGATGAAAAACAAATTTCTTTAGAAAAAATTTTAGAAATCTTTTTTAAAATGCACGATCCTACAAGTGTAGATAAACAAGGTGCTGATGTGGGGATACAATATCGTTCAGCAATTTTTTATGAAAATGAAGAGGATAAAAAAAGCATTGAAGATTTTTTAAACAAACAGCAAGAAAATTATTCTTTGCCGATTGTTACAAAGCTTTATAAGCTCAAAAAATACTACAAAGCTGAAGATTATCATCAACATTATTTCAAAAAAAATCCCAATAATTCTTATTGCCGTTTTGTGATTGCACCAAAGATTAAAAAAATACAAGAATGA
- the ruvX gene encoding Holliday junction resolvase RuvX — protein MKALALDLGLKRIGLALCVDKKIALPLKGILRKNRQQAAEEIKKILLMHEISLLIVGIPKGGSSEEIMQKRIQHFVSLLEFKGEIVFVDESYTSREALKFGTINSKNKDTKLDSLAALVMIKDYFAL, from the coding sequence ATGAAAGCTTTGGCTTTGGATTTAGGTTTAAAACGTATAGGTCTCGCACTTTGTGTTGATAAAAAAATCGCCCTACCTTTGAAAGGAATTTTACGCAAAAATCGCCAACAAGCTGCTGAAGAAATCAAAAAAATCCTCCTCATGCATGAAATTTCTTTGCTGATTGTAGGCATCCCAAAGGGTGGTAGCAGTGAAGAAATTATGCAAAAACGCATCCAACATTTTGTCTCTTTACTTGAATTTAAAGGTGAAATCGTCTTTGTTGATGAAAGTTATACCAGTCGCGAGGCTTTAAAATTTGGCACAATCAATTCTAAAAACAAAGATACAAAGCTTGATTCTTTAGCAGCTTTGGTGATGATAAAGGATTATTTTGCACTTTGA
- a CDS encoding DNA-processing protein DprA, which yields MENKSVPKDFLHLFKNLNTSPKKLYYKGNLELLNRRKIAIIGSRKMSVYTRNCVLELASLCKRAEICVVSGGALGVDITANKAAMPLSIGIFANGLGRIYPKSNERIIKELYTNALALSEQEWDYTPKRYDFLLRNRLIIALSEAVVIAQADFQSGSMQSARLALKMQKPLYVLPQRLGESEGTNWLLKENKAKLITDFKEFVLNFGEIKEQNQDEFLEFCAKGVSLEQALKHFGEKVYEYELEGKIAINGVFIRVLV from the coding sequence ATGGAGAATAAAAGCGTTCCTAAGGATTTTTTGCATCTTTTTAAAAATTTAAATACAAGCCCTAAAAAGCTTTATTACAAAGGAAATTTGGAGCTTTTAAATCGAAGAAAAATTGCAATCATAGGCTCAAGAAAAATGAGCGTCTATACTAGAAATTGTGTTTTAGAACTTGCAAGTTTGTGCAAAAGGGCTGAAATTTGTGTTGTCAGTGGGGGAGCTTTGGGTGTGGATATTACCGCAAATAAAGCTGCTATGCCCTTGAGTATAGGAATTTTTGCAAACGGCTTAGGACGCATTTATCCTAAAAGCAATGAAAGAATCATCAAAGAACTCTATACAAATGCTTTGGCTTTAAGTGAGCAAGAATGGGATTATACCCCTAAAAGATACGATTTTTTGCTTAGAAATCGCTTGATTATCGCGTTGAGTGAAGCAGTGGTTATCGCACAGGCGGATTTTCAAAGCGGTTCTATGCAAAGTGCAAGACTTGCTTTAAAAATGCAAAAACCTCTCTATGTCTTACCTCAAAGATTAGGAGAAAGTGAGGGAACAAATTGGCTTTTAAAAGAAAATAAAGCGAAATTAATCACTGATTTTAAAGAATTTGTTTTAAATTTTGGAGAAATTAAAGAGCAAAACCAAGATGAATTCTTAGAATTTTGTGCTAAAGGAGTGAGTTTGGAACAGGCTTTAAAACATTTTGGAGAAAAGGTTTATGAATATGAACTTGAAGGAAAAATCGCTATCAATGGCGTTTTTATAAGGGTTTTAGTATGA